From a single Pseudobutyrivibrio xylanivorans genomic region:
- a CDS encoding MBL fold metallo-hydrolase, whose translation MTDKIKVFKHNSICIDVGDRAVYVDPFEMDETPRDAAFILVTHDHYDHFSPEAIEKVANKNTVLVVPEKMKSKAAEVAAVVGKIEYVNPGASYEVEGLQFETVAAYNILKPFHPKSAGWVGYIISVDGKRIYVAGDTDATKEAKAVNCDIALVPVGGTYTMDAKKAAELINTIAPEVAIPVHYGLITGTSKNAGEEFSRLVKLPVKVEVRI comes from the coding sequence ATGACAGATAAGATTAAAGTATTTAAGCACAACAGTATTTGCATTGATGTTGGAGACAGGGCGGTTTATGTAGATCCATTTGAGATGGATGAAACACCTCGTGATGCTGCATTTATATTAGTTACTCATGACCATTATGATCACTTTTCGCCAGAAGCCATTGAAAAGGTCGCTAATAAGAATACAGTGTTAGTTGTTCCTGAAAAAATGAAAAGCAAGGCAGCGGAAGTTGCAGCAGTGGTGGGCAAGATTGAATATGTTAATCCTGGTGCAAGTTATGAAGTAGAAGGATTACAGTTTGAAACTGTTGCTGCGTATAATATTTTAAAACCATTTCATCCAAAGAGTGCTGGTTGGGTTGGCTACATCATTTCTGTAGATGGAAAACGTATTTACGTAGCGGGAGATACTGATGCTACTAAAGAGGCTAAAGCCGTAAACTGCGATATTGCCCTAGTGCCAGTTGGCGGAACTTATACTATGGATGCAAAGAAGGCAGCTGAACTAATCAATACAATTGCACCAGAAGTGGCTATTCCTGTTCATTATGGTCTGATAACTGGAACTTCTAAGAATGCGGGAGAAGAGTTTTCTAGGTTAGTAAAGTTGCCTGTAAAGGTTGAAGTAAGGATATAG